A part of Ziziphus jujuba cultivar Dongzao chromosome 8, ASM3175591v1 genomic DNA contains:
- the LOC125421639 gene encoding secreted RxLR effector protein 161-like, with protein sequence MSGCKIVATPLDNCQTMKKEDGSPPANSSTFRSLIGSLLYLTTTRPDIMYATSLLSRFMQNPTQVHYGAAKRILRYLQETKDYVIWYRPTSNSQLLGLTDSDWSGSADDMRSTSGYAFTLGSGIFSWASKKPVKVAQSSAKAEYIAAAYATSQAL encoded by the coding sequence atgagTGGTTGCAAAATTGTAGCAACACCACTTGACAATTGTCAGACAATGAAGAAAGAAGATGGATCACCACCAGCTAATAGCTCGACATTTCGAAGTCTCATCGGAAGTCTTCTATATCTAACAACTACTAGACCAGACATCATGTATGCAACAAGTTTGCTATCAAGGTTCATGCAGAATCCAACTCAAGTGCATTATGGAGCTGCAAAAAGAATACTCAGATATCTACAAGAAACTAAAGATTACGTTATATGGTATAGACCCACTTCTAATTCACAACTGCTTGGACTCACAGATAGTGACTGGTCTGGATCAGCAGATGACATGAGAAGCACTTCGGGCTATGCATTCACTCTTGGCTCAGGCATTTTCTCTTGGGCATCAAAGAAGCCAGTAAAAGTTGCACAATCATCTGCAAAGGCAGAATATATTGCAGCTGCTTATGCCACAAGTCAAGCATTATGA